One segment of Ipomoea triloba cultivar NCNSP0323 chromosome 12, ASM357664v1 DNA contains the following:
- the LOC115999884 gene encoding uncharacterized protein LOC115999884: MAAPEAPVKYVGIARDSAAFRLMKQMGWEEGEGLGKDKQGIKGHVRVKNKQDTAGIGTEQPNNWAFDTTQFDSILKRLKVQATESKNEEVNGKDEMQVDTKTKNSPSNEEAVAKVTRPQGRYKKRERGKLVHSYSSHDLEGILVKKTKSAPANDVEDVTEVVEAPEIQIVPDAEGPTEQVVPPDWWGHKFGFVSGGFLGAQSRKRKSSTDNQLDFSERTMFHEEDQENLYKRVQDKSTTGKQGLGIKDKPKKIAGCFFQGKKTSFDDSDGEDSSYSNLSMKAKNDEIYKPCENDNPKMKLKKLCKHLLKQAPGNSLKLKQLKVLIDEQSSAVFENFSEKDAIAHLKRKLEGSDKFSVEGKRVSLTSKSG, translated from the exons ATGGCTGCACCTGAAGCTCCTGTTAAATATGTCGGCATAGCCAGAGATTCGGCCGCCTTCCGCCTCATGAAACAAATG GGGTGGGAAGAAGGAGAAGGGCTAGGAAAAGACAAGCAAGGTATCAAAGGACATGTCAGAGTTAAAAACAAACAAGATACTGCAG GTATCGGAACAGAACAGCCTAACAACTGGGCATTTGATACAACTCAGTTTGATAGCATCCTCAAAAGACTGAAAGTG CAAGCCACGGAGTCCAAGAATGAAGAAG TAAATGGTAAGGATGAAATGCAAGTGGACACAAAGACAAAGAATTCTCCAAGCAATGAAGAAGCAGTTGCTAAAGTCACTCGTCCACAAGGAAG ATATAAGAAAAGAGAAAGGGGGAAGCTTGTCCACTCATATTCTTCTCATGATCTTGAAGGAATTCTT GTCAAGAAGACAAAGTCTGCACCAGCAAATGATGTTGAGGATGTGACAGAGGTAGTGGAGGCACCTGAAATCCAGATAGTTCCTGATGCTGAAG GTCCCACTGAGCAAGTTGTTCCTCCAGATTGGTGGGGTCATAAATTTGGTTTTGTATCTGGTGGTTTTCTTGGAGCTCAGAGTCGGAAAAGGAAGTCCTCTACTGACAATCAGCTAGATTTCAGTGAGAGAACTATGTTCCATGAGGAGGATCAAGAAAATCTCTATAAACGTGTTCAA GATAAATCCACAACTGGAAAACAAGGTTTGGGTATCAAGGACAAGCCCAAAAAGATAGCTGGTTGCTTCTTTCAGGGGAAAAAGACATCTTTTGATGACAGCGATGGGGAAGATTCCTCTTATTCAAACTTGTCAATGAAAGCAAAAAATGACGAAATTTACAAGCCATGCGAGAATGATAacccaaaaatgaaattaaagaagttGTGTAAACACCTTCTTAAACAG GCACCAGGGAATTCCTTGAAACTGAAGCAACTCAAAGTTCTAATAGATGAGCAATCATCAGCTGTTTTTGAGAACTTCTCTGAAAAAGATGCTATAGCTCATTTAAAACGCAAG CTTGAAGGCAGTGACAAGTTCTCAGTGGAGGGAAAGCGAGTTTCTCTAACTTCAAAGAGTGGCTGA
- the LOC115998190 gene encoding 2-C-methyl-D-erythritol 2,4-cyclodiphosphate synthase, chloroplastic, whose protein sequence is MAIATSSFHWSALLPRKSYSERQSSLTGIHGQSISFKPHAPSLVLSPKTSPAVVLASTTAGALETEPRISAATPSKSLPFRVGHGFDLHRLEPGYPLIVGGITIPHDRGCEAHSDGDVLLHCIVDAILGALGLPDIGQIFPDNDPKWKGAASSVFIKEAVRLMHEAGYELGNLDATLILQKPKVSPHKEAIRSNLCELLGADPSVVNLKAKTHEKVDSLGENRSIAAHTVVLLMRK, encoded by the exons ATGGCTATTGCAACGTCGTCGTTTCACTGGTCGGCTCTGCTGCCCAGAAAGAGCTATTCGGAACGGCAAAGCTCTCTCACCGGAATCCATGGACAGTCTATTTCGTTTAAGCCGCACGCGCCGTCGCTCGTGTTGTCTCCCAAGACCTCGCCCGCGGTGGTGCTCGCTTCCACTACCGCCGGCGCTTTGGAAACTGAACCTCGAATAAGCGCCGCTACTCCGTCAAAGTCGCTACCCTTCAGAGTGGGGCATGGCTTCGATCTCCACCGTTTGGAGCCGGGATATCCTCTTATTGTTGGCGGAATAACCATTCCTCACGATAGAGGCTGTGAAGCTCACTCCGACG GTGATGTGCTGCTTCATTGTATTGTTGATGCAATTTTGGGTGCTTTGGGGCTTCCGGACATCGGTCAGATTTTTCCAGACAACGATCCCAAATGGAAAGGCGCCGCGTCGTCGGTTTTCATCAAAGAAGCT GTACGGCTGATGCACGAGGCTGGTTACGAACTTGGAAACTTAGATGCAACTTTGATCCTCCAAAAACCAAAGGTAAGCCCTCACAAGGAAGCAATTAGATCCAATTTATGTGAGCTGCTTGGTGCAGACCCCTCGGTCGTAAACCTGAAAGCAAAAACTCATGAGAAAGTAGACAGCCTAGGGGAGAATAGGAGCATTGCAGCCCACACAGTTGTTCTTCTAATGAGGAAGTAG